One segment of Apus apus isolate bApuApu2 chromosome 1, bApuApu2.pri.cur, whole genome shotgun sequence DNA contains the following:
- the WASHC3 gene encoding WASH complex subunit 3 isoform X1 — protein MDEDGLPIVGSGIDLTKVPAIQQKRTVAFLNQFVVHTVQFLNRFSTVCEEKLSALSLRIQQIETTLNILDAKLSSIPGLEDVKCQVSSENKNSVTNGLVAQATIDQQTAVSPQPGQNNAHEEGLQKTDVVTENVSTVAKDPRYARYLKMVQVGVPVMAIRNKMISEGLNPDLLETPDAPVPAWGDDGKAEDSSDSESSFSD, from the exons ATGGACGAGGACGGGCTGCCCATTGTGGGCTCCGGCATTGACCTCACCAAG GTTCCTGCTATTCAACAGAAAAGAACAGTAGCATTTCTAAACCAGTTTGTGGTTCACACAGTGCAGTTTCTCAACCGCTTTTCTACTGTTTGTGAAGAG AAATTGTCAGCACTGTCTCTCCGTATCCAGCAAATTGAAACGACACTCAATATTTTGGATGCAAAG TTATCCTCTATTCCTGGCCTAGAAGATGTCAAATGTCAAGTGTCCAGTGAAAATAAGAATAGTGTTACAAATGGTCTTGTGGCACAAGCTACTATAGATCAACAGACAGCTGTATCACCTCAACCTGGA CAGAACAATGCACATGAAGAAGGGTTACAGAAAACAGACGTAGTAACAGAAAATGTCTCAACTGTGGCCAAAGATCCAAGATATGCCAGATATCTCAAAATGGTACAAGTG GGTGTTCCTGTAATGGcaataagaaacaaaatgatTTCTGAAGGGCTAAATCCAGATCTTCTTGA GACCCCAGATGCCCCTGTGCCTGCCTGGGGAGATGATGGGAAAGCAGAAGACAGTTCTGATAGTGAATCTTCATTTAGTGACTAA
- the WASHC3 gene encoding WASH complex subunit 3 isoform X2 yields MDEDGLPIVGSGIDLTKVPAIQQKRTVAFLNQFVVHTVQFLNRFSTVCEEKLSALSLRIQQIETTLNILDAKLSSIPGLEDVKCQVSSENKNSVTNGLVAQATIDQQTAVSPQPGNNAHEEGLQKTDVVTENVSTVAKDPRYARYLKMVQVGVPVMAIRNKMISEGLNPDLLETPDAPVPAWGDDGKAEDSSDSESSFSD; encoded by the exons ATGGACGAGGACGGGCTGCCCATTGTGGGCTCCGGCATTGACCTCACCAAG GTTCCTGCTATTCAACAGAAAAGAACAGTAGCATTTCTAAACCAGTTTGTGGTTCACACAGTGCAGTTTCTCAACCGCTTTTCTACTGTTTGTGAAGAG AAATTGTCAGCACTGTCTCTCCGTATCCAGCAAATTGAAACGACACTCAATATTTTGGATGCAAAG TTATCCTCTATTCCTGGCCTAGAAGATGTCAAATGTCAAGTGTCCAGTGAAAATAAGAATAGTGTTACAAATGGTCTTGTGGCACAAGCTACTATAGATCAACAGACAGCTGTATCACCTCAACCTGGA AACAATGCACATGAAGAAGGGTTACAGAAAACAGACGTAGTAACAGAAAATGTCTCAACTGTGGCCAAAGATCCAAGATATGCCAGATATCTCAAAATGGTACAAGTG GGTGTTCCTGTAATGGcaataagaaacaaaatgatTTCTGAAGGGCTAAATCCAGATCTTCTTGA GACCCCAGATGCCCCTGTGCCTGCCTGGGGAGATGATGGGAAAGCAGAAGACAGTTCTGATAGTGAATCTTCATTTAGTGACTAA